A part of Paraburkholderia largidicola genomic DNA contains:
- a CDS encoding HAL/PAL/TAL family ammonia-lyase: MAVIRSDRPLNWRELAAVAAGEPLVLSDAARARIAAARVLVEQIVERGIRAYGVNTGVGALCDVIVSPSEQRALSRNILMSHAVGVGAPLGVAETRAIMAAAVNNFAHGHSGIRVEIADQLVALLDASFIPEVPAFGSVGYLSHMAHIALVCIGEGHVRHGSERISGREALARLGREPLVLEAKEGLSLINGTPCVTGLAALALARAERVLDWTDAIAAMSFENLRGQLAAFDADSLALRVSPGLNFVGERMRNALAESGILASVVGQRTQDPLSMRTIPHVHGAARDVLDATVVVVNRELASITDNPIVAGTPDAPRVYSQAHAVGASIALAMDSLATAIAQVAAMAERRLDRLVNPLVSGLPAFLAEPGGTCSGFMIAQYTAASLVAQNRRLAAPASLDGGITSGLQEDHLCHATPAALKALEIVDNTGRIIAIELLAAAQAYDLQPSDALRAPHTDALWRRVRAVVPTYRDDRPLADDMAVAFRLIGEAAPPLPPASGNMPSTPTPGDQTGFAAHAANDPKAAAQHAPQSAA, translated from the coding sequence ATGGCAGTCATCCGATCCGACCGTCCTCTGAACTGGCGCGAACTGGCCGCGGTGGCGGCAGGCGAGCCGCTCGTGCTCTCCGACGCGGCGCGTGCGCGCATCGCTGCGGCGCGCGTGCTCGTCGAACAGATCGTCGAGCGCGGCATTCGCGCGTATGGCGTGAACACGGGCGTGGGCGCACTGTGCGATGTGATCGTGTCGCCGTCGGAACAGCGCGCGCTGTCGCGCAACATCCTGATGAGTCACGCGGTCGGCGTCGGCGCGCCGCTGGGCGTCGCGGAAACGCGCGCGATCATGGCCGCTGCCGTCAACAACTTCGCGCACGGTCATTCGGGCATTCGCGTCGAGATCGCGGATCAGCTCGTCGCCTTGCTCGATGCGAGTTTTATCCCCGAAGTGCCTGCGTTCGGTTCTGTCGGCTATCTGAGCCATATGGCGCATATCGCGCTGGTGTGTATCGGCGAAGGACATGTGCGTCACGGCAGCGAACGCATCAGCGGGCGTGAGGCGCTCGCGCGCCTCGGGCGCGAGCCGCTCGTGCTCGAAGCCAAAGAAGGCTTGAGCCTCATCAACGGCACACCTTGCGTAACGGGACTCGCGGCGCTCGCGCTGGCGCGTGCCGAACGCGTGCTCGACTGGACCGATGCGATCGCGGCGATGAGCTTCGAAAACCTGCGCGGGCAACTCGCCGCATTCGATGCAGATTCACTTGCGTTGCGTGTGTCGCCGGGGCTGAATTTCGTCGGCGAGCGGATGCGCAATGCGCTTGCCGAGAGCGGCATTCTCGCGTCGGTGGTCGGGCAGCGCACGCAGGATCCTCTTTCGATGCGCACGATCCCGCACGTACACGGCGCCGCGCGCGACGTGCTCGACGCGACCGTTGTCGTCGTGAACCGCGAGCTTGCGTCGATCACCGATAACCCGATCGTCGCGGGGACGCCGGATGCGCCGCGCGTGTATTCGCAGGCCCATGCCGTGGGGGCGTCGATTGCGCTGGCGATGGACAGTCTCGCGACGGCCATCGCGCAGGTCGCGGCAATGGCCGAGCGCCGTCTCGACCGGTTGGTGAATCCGCTCGTGAGCGGCTTGCCCGCGTTTCTCGCAGAGCCGGGCGGTACGTGCTCCGGCTTCATGATTGCGCAGTACACGGCGGCTTCACTGGTCGCGCAGAACCGGCGGCTGGCCGCACCCGCGAGCCTGGACGGCGGCATCACGTCGGGCTTGCAGGAAGACCATCTGTGCCACGCGACGCCCGCAGCGCTGAAAGCCCTGGAGATCGTCGACAACACCGGCCGCATCATTGCGATCGAGTTGCTGGCGGCCGCGCAAGCCTACGACCTGCAACCCAGCGACGCGTTGCGCGCGCCGCACACGGACGCATTGTGGCGCAGGGTGCGCGCCGTCGTGCCGACGTATCGCGACGATCGTCCGCTGGCCGACGATATGGCCGTTGCGTTCCGCCTGATTGGCGAGGCAGCGCCGCCGTTGCCGCCTGCCTCAGGCAACATGCCTTCGACGCCGACACCCGGCGATCAAACAGGCTTTGCCGCGCACGCCGCGAATGATCCCAAGGCCGCTGCGCAGCACGCGCCGCAATCCGCCGCATAA
- the hutC gene encoding histidine utilization repressor, giving the protein MTINGHLETAEEHSMGTRTTPAKAMPAYEQIKRYVIARIEEGVWKPGGLIPSEAELVKEFGVARMTVSRALRELTTERVLTRVQGSGTYVAPQRYESTVLEIRNIADEIAARGHRHSARVLTLESSEDPLALDALVLAKGPVFHSRIVHNEESEPIQYEDRYVNPRVFPEYLDQDFTVETPNHYMVRLAPIQRAEFRIYAQKPTAHVRRHLMMEIGEPCLMLWRRTWVGEQVATSVQLWHPASRFHLAGNV; this is encoded by the coding sequence ATGACGATAAACGGGCACCTGGAGACGGCAGAGGAGCATTCCATGGGCACGCGCACGACGCCTGCCAAAGCGATGCCCGCATACGAGCAGATCAAGCGTTACGTGATCGCGCGGATCGAAGAGGGCGTCTGGAAGCCGGGCGGATTGATTCCATCGGAAGCGGAATTGGTGAAGGAGTTTGGCGTCGCGCGCATGACGGTATCGCGGGCGCTGCGCGAGTTGACGACGGAGCGCGTGCTGACACGCGTGCAAGGCTCGGGCACGTACGTCGCGCCGCAACGCTATGAATCGACGGTGCTCGAAATCCGCAATATTGCCGACGAGATCGCCGCGCGCGGCCACCGGCATTCGGCGCGCGTGCTGACGCTCGAATCGAGCGAAGATCCGCTCGCGCTCGATGCGCTGGTGCTCGCGAAAGGGCCTGTGTTCCATTCGCGCATCGTGCATAACGAAGAAAGCGAGCCGATTCAGTACGAAGACCGTTATGTGAATCCGCGCGTGTTTCCGGAGTACCTGGATCAGGACTTCACGGTTGAAACGCCGAATCACTACATGGTGCGTCTCGCGCCGATCCAGCGGGCTGAGTTTCGCATCTATGCGCAGAAGCCCACTGCGCATGTGCGCCGGCATCTGATGATGGAGATTGGCGAGCCTTGCCTGATGTTGTGGCGAAGGACCTGGGTTGGGGAGCAGGTCGCGACGTCGGTGCAGTTGTGGCATCCCGCTTCGCGGTTTCATTTGGCGGGGAATGTGTAG
- the hutC gene encoding histidine utilization repressor: MAPDAPNGAPAARYEQVKQYIRNTIESGERRAGDRIPSELDLVESLGVSRMTVNRALRELTNEGLLTRVSGVGTFVAESKPQSTLLMIAHIGDEIRSRGHEYSYQTVLVQREVAPVHVSNALGLPLGASVFHVICVHRENGLPVQLEDRYVNPAIAPDFIEQDFAAVRPSEYLFSVVPAHDVEHVVDAGLPSRAEAELLQIAPEEPCLTLMRRTWTSGVAVTFARFVHPGSRYRLGCRFATDTSQRQG, translated from the coding sequence ATGGCGCCGGATGCGCCGAACGGCGCCCCCGCTGCGCGGTACGAACAGGTCAAGCAGTACATCCGCAACACGATCGAATCCGGCGAGCGACGCGCGGGCGACCGCATTCCATCGGAGCTCGATCTCGTTGAATCGCTCGGTGTGTCGAGGATGACGGTCAATCGCGCGTTGCGCGAGCTTACGAACGAAGGGCTGTTGACGCGCGTGTCAGGTGTCGGCACGTTCGTCGCCGAGTCGAAGCCGCAATCGACGCTGCTGATGATCGCGCATATCGGCGACGAGATCCGCTCGCGTGGGCATGAATACAGTTATCAGACTGTGCTCGTGCAACGCGAGGTTGCGCCCGTCCATGTATCGAATGCGTTGGGATTGCCGTTGGGCGCGTCGGTGTTTCATGTGATCTGCGTGCATCGCGAGAATGGCTTGCCCGTGCAACTCGAGGACCGTTACGTGAATCCCGCTATCGCGCCGGATTTCATCGAGCAGGATTTTGCGGCCGTGCGGCCTTCCGAATATCTGTTCAGTGTCGTGCCCGCGCATGACGTCGAGCATGTTGTCGATGCCGGCCTGCCGAGCCGTGCGGAAGCCGAGTTGCTGCAGATCGCGCCTGAAGAGCCCTGTCTTACGCTGATGCGGCGCACGTGGACGAGCGGCGTCGCGGTGACGTTCGCGCGGTTTGTGCATCCCGGTTCGCGGTATAGGCTCGGGTGCAGGTTTGCGACGGATACTTCGCAGAGACAGGGGTAA